A genomic window from Nocardioides sp. BP30 includes:
- the glmM gene encoding phosphoglucosamine mutase yields MARLFGTDGVRGLANGELLTASLALDLSFSAARVLLNHREYQSQRPGRPMAVVGRDTRISGEFLQSAVMAGLASAGVDVVDLGVIPTPGIAHLTDAMDADLGVVITASHNPMPDNGIKFLQRGGVKLDDALEDEIQALLGRQDDRPTGADVGRIRQHPTAVAEYAAHLDGTLTKPLAGLTVVIDCAQGAASTSAPLAFENAGAKVIAIHHTPTGLDINDGSGATHVEALQRAVVEHGADCGFAFDGDADRCIGVDHRGAIVDGDQLIAIMAEALQEQGRLPHDTVVVTVMSNLGFLRAMQQRGIAVRQTAVGDRYVCEEMRAGGFGLGGEQSGHIILSEHATTGDGTLTALQVLQRMIETGRSLAELASVMTRFPQVLINVPGVDKSRTDDAELVAAVAAEERDLGDAGRILLRASGTEPLVRVMVEAETQQRAHDVADRLAGVVRRRLSLG; encoded by the coding sequence ATGGCACGCCTCTTCGGCACGGACGGGGTCCGGGGCCTGGCGAACGGTGAGCTCCTCACCGCCTCGCTGGCCCTGGACCTCTCCTTTTCTGCGGCCCGGGTCCTGCTCAACCACCGCGAGTACCAGTCCCAGCGGCCGGGCCGCCCGATGGCGGTGGTCGGTCGGGACACCCGCATCTCCGGCGAGTTCCTCCAGTCCGCCGTGATGGCCGGCCTGGCCTCCGCCGGCGTCGACGTGGTCGACCTGGGCGTGATCCCCACGCCCGGGATCGCGCACCTCACCGACGCGATGGACGCCGACCTCGGTGTCGTCATCACCGCGTCGCACAACCCCATGCCCGACAACGGCATCAAGTTCCTCCAGCGTGGCGGGGTCAAGCTCGACGATGCCCTCGAGGACGAGATCCAGGCGCTGCTCGGCCGGCAGGACGACCGCCCCACCGGCGCCGACGTCGGCCGGATCCGGCAACACCCCACGGCGGTCGCCGAGTACGCCGCCCACCTCGACGGCACCCTCACCAAGCCGCTCGCGGGCCTCACGGTGGTCATCGACTGCGCCCAGGGCGCGGCCTCGACGTCGGCGCCGCTGGCGTTCGAGAACGCCGGGGCGAAGGTGATCGCCATCCACCACACCCCGACCGGCCTCGACATCAACGACGGCTCCGGCGCCACCCACGTCGAGGCGCTGCAGCGCGCGGTCGTGGAGCACGGCGCCGACTGCGGCTTCGCCTTCGACGGCGACGCGGACCGCTGCATCGGCGTCGATCACCGGGGCGCGATCGTCGACGGCGACCAGCTGATCGCGATCATGGCCGAGGCGCTCCAGGAGCAGGGCAGGCTGCCGCACGACACCGTCGTCGTCACCGTGATGAGCAACCTGGGCTTCCTGCGCGCCATGCAGCAGCGCGGCATCGCGGTGCGGCAGACGGCCGTCGGCGACCGCTACGTGTGCGAGGAGATGCGCGCCGGCGGCTTCGGGCTGGGCGGCGAGCAGTCCGGCCACATCATCCTCTCCGAGCACGCCACCACCGGCGACGGCACCCTGACGGCGCTGCAGGTGCTGCAGCGGATGATCGAGACCGGTCGCTCACTCGCCGAGCTGGCGAGCGTGATGACCCGGTTCCCGCAGGTGCTGATCAACGTTCCGGGCGTGGACAAGTCGCGCACCGACGACGCCGAGCTCGTCGCGGCCGTGGCGGCGGAGGAGCGGGACCTCGGCGACGCGGGCAGGATCCTGCTGCGCGCCTCGGGCACCGAGCCGCTGGTACGGGTGATGGTCGAGGCGGAGACGCAGCAGCGTGCCCACGATGTCGCCGACCGGCTGGCGGGCGTGGTCCGCCGTAGGCTGTCGCTCGGTTAG
- the coaA gene encoding type I pantothenate kinase, whose amino-acid sequence MSRTGSTPRPAPGSTTEDHGDADQPADQPAAHPADQHADHPADHHHGHHGTQESSPYLEVDRATWATLAAETPNPLSAEEIARLQGLGDSIDLHEVQEVYLPLSRLLSLRVEAAGRLHREQEEFLHREIPARTPFVIGLAGSVAVGKSTTARVLQQMLAHWPEHPNVALVTTDGFLYPNAELERRGLMQRKGFPESYDRRALLKFVVDIKSGKEEVEAPIYSHLVYDVVPDERIVVKRPDIVIVEGLNVLQPARAREDGRTGLGLSDFFDFSVYVDAGTSCIKEWYVERFLRLRETAFRDPSSYFAKYASLTRDEAVAEASRIWDTINGPNLLENVLPTRSRATLVLRKDRDHSVRYVRLRKL is encoded by the coding sequence ATGTCGAGGACAGGGTCCACCCCGCGCCCCGCACCCGGGTCGACCACCGAGGACCACGGCGACGCCGATCAGCCTGCCGACCAGCCTGCCGCTCACCCTGCCGATCAGCACGCGGACCACCCCGCCGATCATCACCACGGGCACCACGGCACGCAGGAGTCCTCGCCGTACCTCGAGGTGGACCGTGCGACCTGGGCCACCCTCGCCGCGGAGACGCCGAACCCGCTCTCGGCCGAGGAGATCGCCCGACTGCAGGGCCTCGGCGACTCCATCGACCTGCACGAGGTGCAGGAGGTCTACCTGCCGCTGTCGCGGCTGCTGAGCCTGCGGGTCGAGGCGGCCGGGCGGCTGCACCGCGAGCAGGAGGAGTTCCTCCACCGCGAGATCCCGGCCCGCACGCCGTTCGTGATCGGGCTGGCCGGCTCGGTCGCGGTCGGCAAGTCCACGACCGCCCGCGTGCTGCAGCAGATGCTGGCGCACTGGCCCGAGCACCCCAACGTCGCGCTGGTCACCACCGACGGCTTCCTCTACCCGAACGCGGAGCTGGAGCGCCGCGGACTGATGCAGCGCAAGGGCTTCCCGGAGTCCTACGATCGGCGCGCGCTGCTGAAGTTCGTCGTCGACATCAAGTCGGGCAAGGAGGAGGTCGAGGCGCCGATCTACTCCCACCTGGTCTACGACGTCGTCCCGGACGAGCGGATCGTGGTCAAGCGGCCCGACATCGTGATCGTCGAGGGTCTCAACGTGCTGCAGCCCGCTCGCGCCCGCGAGGACGGCCGGACCGGCCTCGGCCTCTCGGACTTCTTCGACTTCTCCGTCTACGTCGACGCCGGCACCAGCTGCATCAAGGAGTGGTACGTCGAGCGCTTCCTGCGGCTGCGCGAGACGGCGTTCCGCGATCCCTCCTCCTACTTCGCCAAGTACGCCTCGCTCACCCGCGACGAGGCCGTTGCCGAAGCCTCCCGGATCTGGGACACGATCAACGGCCCGAACCTGCTGGAGAACGTGCTGCCGACCCGGTCGCGCGCCACGCTGGTGCTGCGCAAGGACCGCGACCACTCGGTGCGCTACGTGCGCTTGCGCAAGCTCTGA
- the glmS gene encoding glutamine--fructose-6-phosphate transaminase (isomerizing): protein MCGIVGYVGKRSAQDVVVEGLRRMEYRGYDSAGIALLDADTERLAVRKRSGKLANLEKLIGEEPLPETTIGIGHTRWATHGGPTDANAHPHLGRSGRLAVVHNGIIENFAELRAELEAAGHELLSQTDTEVAAHLLEVELDLGADLTEAMQRVCGRLEGAFTFVAIDAHDPDRIVGARRNSPLVVGLGEGENFLGSDVAAFIEHTTEAMELDQDQVVTITRDGVSVSGFDGSPGEGRRYHVDWDLSAAQKDGYDWYMRKEIHEQPRAVADALLGRRDAEGQLQLDEMRLSDDELRGITKIIIIAAGTSSYAGLVAKYAIEHWCRIAVEVELSSEFRYRDPILDHSTLVVAISQSGETADTLQAIRHARTQRSKVLAICNTNGSTIPRESDAVIYTHAGPEIAVASTKGFLTQLVACYLLALYLAQVKGTRYGEEITAVVEQLEEAPAQIAAVLESSAATMKRLALEYLDTPTFLFLGRHAGYPVALEGALKLKELAYRHAEGFAAGELKHGPIALVADGLPVFCVVPPEGRDFLHDKMVSGIQEVRARGARTICLVEEGDASIAPYADEIIALPKVPVLLQPLVATVPLQLFACELATALGHDVDQPRNLAKSVTVE, encoded by the coding sequence ATGTGCGGGATCGTGGGTTACGTCGGCAAGCGCTCTGCTCAAGACGTCGTCGTCGAGGGCCTGCGCCGGATGGAGTATCGGGGCTACGACTCCGCCGGGATCGCGCTGCTCGACGCCGACACCGAGCGCCTCGCCGTACGCAAGAGGTCCGGCAAGCTGGCCAATCTGGAGAAGCTGATCGGCGAGGAGCCGCTCCCCGAGACGACCATCGGCATCGGCCACACCCGCTGGGCCACCCATGGCGGCCCGACCGACGCCAACGCGCACCCGCATCTGGGTCGCAGCGGCCGGCTCGCGGTCGTGCACAACGGCATCATCGAGAACTTCGCCGAGCTGCGTGCCGAGCTGGAGGCCGCCGGTCACGAGCTGCTCTCCCAGACCGACACCGAGGTCGCCGCGCACCTGCTGGAGGTCGAGCTGGACCTCGGCGCCGACCTGACCGAGGCCATGCAGCGCGTCTGCGGGCGACTGGAGGGCGCCTTCACCTTCGTCGCCATCGACGCGCACGACCCCGACCGCATCGTCGGCGCGCGCCGCAACAGCCCGCTGGTGGTCGGCCTGGGCGAGGGCGAGAACTTCCTCGGCTCCGACGTGGCCGCCTTCATCGAGCACACCACCGAGGCGATGGAGCTCGACCAGGACCAGGTCGTCACCATCACCCGCGACGGGGTCAGCGTCAGCGGCTTCGACGGCTCGCCGGGCGAGGGCCGGCGCTACCACGTCGACTGGGACCTCTCGGCCGCGCAGAAGGACGGCTACGACTGGTACATGCGCAAGGAGATCCATGAGCAGCCGCGTGCCGTCGCGGATGCCCTGCTGGGCCGGCGCGACGCCGAGGGGCAGCTCCAGCTCGATGAGATGCGGCTCTCCGACGACGAGCTGCGCGGGATCACCAAGATCATCATCATCGCCGCCGGCACGTCGTCGTACGCCGGCCTGGTCGCCAAGTACGCGATCGAGCACTGGTGCCGCATCGCCGTCGAGGTCGAGCTCTCCTCGGAGTTCCGCTACCGAGACCCGATCCTCGACCACTCCACCCTGGTGGTGGCGATCTCGCAGTCGGGGGAGACGGCCGACACGCTGCAGGCGATCCGGCACGCGCGCACCCAGCGCTCGAAGGTGCTGGCGATCTGCAACACCAACGGCTCGACCATCCCGCGCGAGTCCGACGCGGTGATCTACACCCATGCCGGCCCGGAGATCGCCGTCGCCTCGACCAAGGGCTTCCTGACCCAGCTGGTCGCCTGCTACCTGCTGGCGCTCTACCTGGCGCAGGTCAAGGGCACCCGCTACGGCGAGGAGATCACCGCCGTGGTCGAGCAGCTGGAGGAGGCGCCGGCCCAGATCGCTGCCGTGCTGGAGAGCTCGGCGGCGACGATGAAGCGACTGGCCCTGGAGTACCTGGACACCCCGACCTTCCTCTTCCTGGGCCGCCATGCCGGCTACCCGGTCGCGCTGGAGGGGGCGCTCAAGCTCAAGGAGCTCGCCTACCGGCACGCCGAGGGCTTCGCCGCCGGTGAGCTCAAGCACGGCCCGATCGCCCTGGTAGCCGACGGGCTCCCGGTGTTCTGCGTCGTGCCGCCCGAAGGCCGGGACTTCCTGCACGACAAGATGGTCTCGGGGATCCAGGAGGTCCGCGCCCGCGGCGCCCGCACCATCTGTCTGGTCGAGGAGGGCGACGCCTCGATCGCGCCGTACGCCGACGAGATCATCGCGCTGCCGAAGGTCCCGGTGCTGCTGCAGCCCCTGGTCGCCACGGTGCCGCTGCAGCTGTTCGCCTGCGAGTTGGCGACAGCGCTGGGCCACGACGTCGACCAGCCGCGCAACCTGGCCAAGTCGGTCACCGTCGAATGA
- a CDS encoding holo-ACP synthase, translating to MSVLGIGIDVCDIERFGASLQRTPALAAKLFVGDELGRPVSSLAARFAAKEALAKALGAPAGLEWHDAEVVCEESGRPRFELRGTVAAAADAAGVRSVHLSLSHDAGVASAMVVLED from the coding sequence GTGAGCGTCCTGGGGATCGGCATCGACGTGTGCGACATCGAGCGGTTCGGAGCGTCGCTGCAGCGCACGCCGGCTCTGGCGGCCAAGCTCTTCGTCGGTGACGAGCTGGGTCGCCCGGTCTCGTCGCTGGCCGCGCGGTTCGCCGCCAAGGAGGCCCTCGCCAAGGCGCTCGGCGCTCCCGCGGGCCTGGAGTGGCACGATGCCGAGGTCGTCTGCGAGGAGTCCGGCCGACCCCGGTTCGAGCTGCGGGGGACGGTCGCCGCGGCGGCCGACGCCGCCGGCGTACGGTCGGTGCACCTGTCGCTGTCGCACGATGCGGGGGTGGCCTCCGCCATGGTGGTGCTGGAGGACTGA
- a CDS encoding NAD(P)H-hydrate dehydratase translates to MRSAHTVAQVRTAEAALLATLPEGTLMQRAATGLAYAVLDLLGGGYGRRVLLLVGSGDNGGDALHAGALLARRGVQVSAWLLGDRAHAGGLAALRNAGGGVVRGADQAAAAAGPDFRPGLPRHVDLVIDGITGIGGRGPLRPDAAALLKRLAGIPVVAVDVPSGIEVDSGEVGGPHVEATLTVTFGTHKVAHLVDPAARACGVVELVDIGLDLPTAPVESLQAADVAALLPRPTPEAQKYSRGVVGVRAGSTRYPGAALLSVSGAACGLAGMVRYVGSAAEVVKQHHPEVVGEGRVQAWVVGSGTDADAADHLQRALADEVPVVIDADALAVPDLQERLDKSGARDGEHAVLTPHAGELAAMLEVERAEIEARPLEHARAAASTYGAVVLLKGRRTLVARPDGRVRVNTTGTPWLATAGAGDVLGGLVGALLAAGLAPFDAASVGAWLHGAAAQAASEGGPIVAGDIAHHVPPVLRDLLRG, encoded by the coding sequence GTGAGGTCAGCACACACCGTCGCCCAGGTCCGTACGGCGGAGGCAGCGCTCCTGGCGACGCTGCCGGAGGGGACGCTCATGCAGCGGGCGGCCACGGGGCTGGCCTACGCCGTCCTCGACCTGCTCGGCGGCGGCTACGGCCGCCGGGTGCTGCTGCTGGTCGGTAGCGGCGACAACGGCGGCGACGCCCTCCACGCGGGGGCACTGCTGGCCCGTCGGGGCGTTCAGGTGAGCGCCTGGCTGCTCGGCGATCGTGCTCATGCGGGTGGGTTGGCGGCGCTGCGGAACGCGGGCGGCGGGGTAGTCCGGGGCGCAGATCAGGCCGCGGCGGCCGCTGGGCCTGATTTCCGCCCCGGACTACCCCGCCACGTCGATCTGGTCATCGACGGCATCACCGGGATCGGTGGCCGGGGCCCGTTGCGACCGGACGCCGCCGCGCTCCTGAAGCGCCTGGCCGGCATCCCGGTGGTCGCTGTCGACGTGCCGAGCGGCATCGAGGTCGACAGTGGCGAGGTCGGCGGTCCGCACGTGGAGGCCACGCTGACGGTCACGTTCGGCACCCACAAGGTCGCGCACCTGGTCGATCCCGCGGCGCGTGCCTGCGGGGTGGTGGAGCTGGTCGACATCGGACTGGACCTGCCCACGGCGCCGGTCGAGAGCCTGCAGGCGGCCGACGTCGCGGCCCTGCTGCCGCGGCCCACGCCGGAGGCGCAGAAGTACAGCCGCGGCGTCGTCGGCGTGCGGGCCGGCAGCACGCGCTACCCGGGTGCAGCGCTGCTGAGCGTCAGCGGAGCCGCCTGCGGGCTGGCCGGCATGGTCCGCTACGTCGGCTCGGCGGCCGAGGTGGTCAAGCAGCATCACCCCGAGGTGGTGGGGGAGGGTCGCGTCCAGGCATGGGTGGTCGGCTCGGGCACCGATGCCGACGCCGCCGATCACCTCCAGCGGGCGCTGGCGGACGAGGTGCCGGTGGTGATCGACGCGGACGCTCTTGCTGTGCCGGACCTGCAGGAGCGCCTCGACAAGTCCGGGGCACGCGACGGCGAGCACGCCGTGCTCACCCCGCACGCGGGCGAGCTGGCAGCGATGCTGGAGGTCGAGCGGGCCGAGATCGAGGCACGTCCGCTGGAGCACGCCCGCGCCGCGGCTTCGACGTACGGCGCCGTGGTGCTGCTCAAGGGACGGCGCACGCTGGTCGCGCGGCCCGACGGGCGGGTCCGGGTCAACACCACCGGTACGCCGTGGCTGGCCACGGCGGGCGCCGGCGACGTCCTGGGCGGCCTCGTCGGTGCCCTGCTCGCGGCCGGCCTCGCGCCGTTCGACGCGGCCAGCGTCGGGGCCTGGCTGCACGGCGCGGCGGCCCAGGCGGCCAGCGAGGGCGGCCCGATCGTGGCCGGTGACATCGCCCACCACGTGCCACCGGTGCTACGGGACCTCCTGCGGGGATGA
- the alr gene encoding alanine racemase, with protein sequence MSRAEIVVDLAAIRRNVRALRERTGVAMMTVVKADGYGHGMLASARAAREAGSEWLGVATIDEALALRAGGDSGRLLCWLTVPADDLAPVLAADVDVTAYTVEGLERVAAAAVRAGRGATGRPARVQLKVDTGLSRGGATAAQWPEVVARARAGERDGTWRITGIWSHFSTSEIPEDPANAEQEAAFEEALAVAAAAGLQPEVRHLANSAAALLRPSSRYDLVRCGLASYGLDPAPGRHDLALVPAMTVRADLALVKQIDAGASVSYGHTWTATAPTTLGLVPIGYAEGISRHAAAGGGDGGAEVLVGKRRRPIRGAICMDQFVVDLDGDTPPEGDEVLLWGPGTRGEPTAEDWARVCDTISYEIVTRVGGRLTRRYVDGVADQHAHDDRHDDRHDAPGERKR encoded by the coding sequence ATGAGCCGGGCCGAGATCGTCGTCGACCTCGCCGCCATCCGGCGCAACGTCCGCGCCCTGCGCGAGCGCACCGGCGTCGCGATGATGACGGTCGTCAAGGCCGACGGCTACGGGCACGGCATGCTCGCCAGCGCCCGCGCGGCGCGCGAGGCCGGCTCGGAGTGGCTCGGCGTCGCCACCATCGATGAGGCCCTCGCGTTGCGCGCGGGCGGCGACAGCGGCCGGCTGCTGTGCTGGCTCACCGTCCCCGCCGACGATCTCGCGCCGGTGCTGGCGGCGGACGTCGACGTCACCGCCTACACCGTCGAGGGGCTCGAGCGCGTGGCCGCGGCCGCCGTCCGCGCCGGGCGGGGCGCCACCGGCCGGCCGGCCCGCGTCCAGCTCAAGGTCGACACCGGGCTCTCCCGCGGCGGTGCGACAGCGGCGCAGTGGCCCGAGGTGGTCGCCCGGGCCCGCGCCGGCGAGCGCGACGGCACCTGGCGGATCACCGGCATCTGGTCGCACTTCTCCACCAGCGAGATCCCCGAGGACCCGGCCAACGCCGAGCAGGAGGCGGCCTTCGAGGAGGCGCTCGCCGTTGCGGCAGCAGCCGGCCTCCAGCCCGAGGTCCGGCACCTGGCGAACTCGGCGGCCGCGCTGCTGCGGCCCAGCAGCCGCTACGACCTGGTCCGCTGCGGCCTGGCGTCGTACGGCCTCGATCCCGCCCCCGGCCGGCACGACCTCGCGCTCGTCCCGGCGATGACCGTGCGCGCGGACCTGGCGCTGGTCAAGCAGATCGACGCCGGTGCCTCGGTCTCCTACGGCCACACCTGGACCGCCACCGCCCCGACCACCCTCGGCCTGGTCCCGATCGGATACGCCGAGGGCATCTCCCGCCACGCCGCCGCCGGTGGTGGTGATGGCGGCGCCGAGGTGCTCGTCGGGAAGCGCCGCCGGCCGATCCGGGGAGCGATCTGCATGGACCAGTTCGTGGTCGACCTCGACGGCGACACCCCTCCGGAGGGCGACGAGGTGCTCCTGTGGGGACCGGGGACCCGCGGCGAGCCGACGGCCGAGGACTGGGCCCGGGTCTGCGACACGATCAGCTACGAGATCGTGACGAGGGTCGGCGGCCGGCTGACCCGGCGGTACGTCGACGGTGTCGCCGACCAGCACGCGCACGACGACCGGCACGACGACCGGCACGATGCCCCGGGGGAGCGGAAGCGATGA
- a CDS encoding alpha/beta fold hydrolase — protein MTKKIAAVAAGAAGAAAVGGVLDVTRRRRNLVHRNGKAAGRSTPFGSLNTPARTLITEDGVDLHVEIDEADSEVTLVFVHGYTLNLDCWHFQRAAFRGLVRSVYYDQRSHGRSGRSPHENATIDQLGRDLLHVMDAFVPEGPIVLVGHSMGGMTIVALAEQHPELFAPRSQGGRIIGVSLISTTAGGLDPARVLMPMVPVKLGAGLADGAIRTLARGHRAVDGVRRLGAGFATVVTDAFAFGDKVPAHYVDFVDAMIAQTPFQVVAEFFPGFRDMDKFEAVGVLGAIPTTIICGTSDKLTSVGHSRKLHSRIPGSTLIECEGAGHMVILERHGQVDAALDQLISAAVRA, from the coding sequence ATGACCAAGAAGATCGCGGCGGTGGCCGCCGGGGCCGCGGGTGCGGCAGCGGTGGGCGGCGTGCTCGACGTGACCCGTCGGCGCCGCAACCTCGTGCACCGCAACGGGAAGGCGGCGGGTCGATCCACGCCGTTCGGCAGCCTCAACACCCCCGCCCGCACCCTGATCACCGAGGACGGCGTCGACCTGCACGTCGAGATCGACGAGGCCGACTCCGAGGTCACGCTGGTCTTCGTGCACGGCTACACGCTCAACCTGGACTGCTGGCACTTCCAGCGTGCCGCGTTCCGCGGCCTGGTACGCAGCGTCTACTACGACCAGCGCTCGCACGGCCGCAGTGGACGCTCCCCGCACGAGAACGCCACCATCGACCAGCTCGGCCGGGACCTGCTGCACGTCATGGACGCCTTCGTCCCCGAGGGGCCGATCGTGCTCGTCGGACACTCCATGGGTGGCATGACCATCGTCGCGCTGGCCGAGCAGCACCCGGAGCTGTTCGCGCCGCGGAGCCAGGGTGGGCGGATCATCGGCGTCTCGCTCATCAGCACCACCGCGGGCGGCCTGGATCCGGCCCGCGTCCTGATGCCGATGGTGCCGGTGAAGCTCGGCGCGGGGCTGGCCGACGGCGCGATCAGGACGCTCGCCCGCGGTCACCGCGCCGTCGACGGTGTGCGCCGCCTCGGCGCCGGCTTCGCCACCGTGGTGACGGACGCCTTCGCCTTCGGCGACAAGGTGCCCGCGCACTACGTCGACTTCGTGGACGCCATGATCGCCCAGACGCCGTTCCAGGTCGTCGCGGAGTTCTTCCCCGGCTTCCGGGACATGGACAAGTTCGAGGCGGTCGGCGTGCTGGGCGCGATCCCGACCACGATCATCTGCGGCACCTCCGACAAGCTCACCTCGGTCGGCCACAGTCGCAAGCTGCACAGCCGGATCCCGGGCTCGACGCTGATCGAGTGCGAGGGCGCCGGTCACATGGTCATCCTGGAGCGGCACGGTCAGGTCGACGCCGCCCTCGACCAGCTCATCTCCGCGGCGGTGCGGGCATGA
- the tsaE gene encoding tRNA (adenosine(37)-N6)-threonylcarbamoyltransferase complex ATPase subunit type 1 TsaE: MASTAVEVRRVGPEAAGDVLRIVLAAFGARPTLDPPADALHETVESIGIQLAEGGGLLAYAAGEPVGALILDPVGRSVFLRRFAVLPDRQGHGIAHAMVAAAVAESAGFEDLTVVAREELPRTMRFWRRQGFREIGRRSPYVEMRRPLRTLVTEVPDAETMRGLGRSLAGQLRRGDLLVLTGDLGAGKTTFTQGLGEGLGVRGQVTSPTFVIARVHPSQADGPSLVHVDAYRLGGMAELDDLDLDTDLEDAVTVVEWGEGLAEGLAESRLEIRIVRALTVEELEGDADPRRVELTPVGPRWHALSFEAIS; encoded by the coding sequence ATGGCCAGCACAGCGGTCGAGGTGCGCCGCGTCGGGCCGGAGGCCGCCGGCGACGTCCTGCGCATCGTGCTGGCCGCCTTCGGTGCCCGGCCGACGCTCGACCCGCCGGCCGACGCGCTGCACGAGACGGTCGAGTCGATCGGCATCCAGCTCGCCGAGGGCGGTGGCCTGCTGGCGTACGCCGCCGGTGAGCCGGTCGGTGCGCTGATCCTGGACCCGGTCGGACGCTCGGTGTTCCTGCGTCGCTTCGCGGTGCTGCCCGATCGGCAGGGGCACGGCATCGCCCACGCCATGGTCGCTGCGGCCGTGGCGGAGTCGGCCGGCTTCGAGGACCTGACGGTCGTCGCCCGCGAGGAGCTGCCCCGCACGATGCGGTTCTGGCGGCGGCAGGGCTTCCGCGAGATCGGCCGGCGCTCGCCGTACGTCGAGATGCGCCGCCCGCTGCGCACCTTGGTCACCGAGGTGCCCGACGCCGAGACGATGCGGGGGCTCGGCCGGTCGCTGGCCGGCCAGCTGCGGCGCGGCGACCTGCTGGTGCTCACCGGCGACCTGGGGGCGGGCAAGACGACGTTCACCCAGGGACTGGGCGAGGGCCTCGGCGTGCGTGGCCAGGTCACCTCGCCGACGTTCGTGATCGCCCGGGTGCATCCCTCGCAGGCCGACGGGCCTTCCCTGGTGCACGTGGACGCCTACCGGCTGGGTGGGATGGCCGAGCTCGACGACCTCGACCTCGACACCGATCTCGAGGATGCTGTCACGGTGGTGGAGTGGGGCGAGGGGCTGGCCGAGGGCCTGGCCGAGTCGCGGCTGGAGATCCGGATCGTGCGTGCCCTGACCGTCGAGGAGCTCGAGGGCGACGCGGACCCGCGGCGTGTCGAGCTCACGCCCGTCGGCCCCCGCTGGCACGCGCTCTCCTTCGAGGCGATCTCATGA
- the tsaB gene encoding tRNA (adenosine(37)-N6)-threonylcarbamoyltransferase complex dimerization subunit type 1 TsaB, which produces MTLLLAFDTATPQVSVALHDGERTVVELASDRAMKHGEQLAPLIAAALEQAGAVRQDLTAVAVGAGPGPFTGLRVGLVTARTLAYALDIPVYAACSLDVIAVEAAARAGTTGVPFTVATDARRKEVYLATYTADGRRLEGPIVVRPADAATEQPTAGEGALLYPDAFPHAFGPTRPGAGWLAHAVGEELVELMDPEPLYLRRPDAVASAQR; this is translated from the coding sequence ATGACGCTCCTGCTCGCCTTCGACACCGCCACCCCGCAGGTGAGCGTCGCCCTGCACGACGGCGAGCGCACCGTCGTCGAGCTGGCCTCCGACCGCGCGATGAAGCACGGCGAGCAGCTCGCCCCGCTCATCGCCGCCGCGCTGGAGCAGGCCGGTGCGGTCCGGCAGGACCTCACGGCCGTCGCTGTCGGCGCCGGACCGGGCCCCTTCACCGGCCTGCGGGTCGGTCTGGTCACGGCCCGCACCCTGGCCTACGCCCTGGACATCCCCGTGTACGCCGCCTGCTCGCTGGACGTGATCGCCGTCGAGGCGGCTGCCCGGGCCGGCACGACCGGGGTGCCCTTCACGGTCGCCACCGACGCCCGGCGCAAGGAGGTCTACCTGGCCACCTACACGGCCGACGGCCGCCGGCTCGAGGGCCCGATCGTGGTTCGGCCGGCCGACGCGGCCACCGAGCAGCCGACGGCGGGGGAGGGCGCGCTGCTCTATCCCGACGCCTTCCCGCACGCGTTCGGTCCGACCCGGCCCGGTGCCGGATGGCTGGCGCACGCGGTCGGGGAGGAGCTGGTCGAGCTGATGGACCCCGAGCCGCTCTACCTGCGTCGGCCCGACGCGGTGGCCAGCGCCCAGCGATGA
- the rimI gene encoding ribosomal protein S18-alanine N-acetyltransferase → MVVRPARAADIDAIADLEAESFPQDPWPAGYLTEAVAGLLHSVVVLVAEDAGVVVGHAIASVVYEIAELQRIAVTRQQRRRGLAGALLSAVREDARGKGAERLLLEVRETNAGALAFYERAGFVEIDRRSRYYRDGTTAIILQLSL, encoded by the coding sequence GTGGTCGTGCGGCCCGCGCGGGCTGCCGACATCGACGCGATCGCCGACCTGGAGGCGGAGTCCTTCCCGCAGGACCCCTGGCCGGCCGGCTACCTCACCGAGGCCGTCGCCGGGTTGTTGCACAGTGTCGTGGTGCTGGTGGCCGAGGACGCGGGCGTCGTGGTAGGTCATGCGATCGCCTCGGTCGTCTACGAGATCGCCGAGCTGCAGCGGATCGCGGTGACCCGGCAGCAGCGCCGCCGGGGCCTCGCCGGGGCGCTGCTGTCCGCCGTACGGGAGGACGCGCGCGGCAAGGGGGCCGAGCGGCTGCTGCTCGAGGTCAGGGAGACGAACGCCGGCGCGCTCGCGTTCTACGAGCGCGCCGGCTTCGTCGAGATCGACCGGCGGTCCCGCTACTACCGGGACGGGACCACCGCGATCATCCTGCAGCTGTCACTGTGA